TCTTAAAAAACCTTCCATACCATTCAAGATAAGGGATATTGTTAGGACCTATTCCATGTAAAAATACGATATCTCCTTTAACCTTTCCTTGAGGCTGAAAAACATGTACTATTTGGGTTTCATTTTCTTCGTAGATTGGATCTATATAAACCGTATTGAAAGTATAAACTAAGTAATCTTCTTCGTCTCTAACTTCGTAATTTATTGGGGTTTTTTCATAATCAAATATGTAACCCGTATCTTCTCACCTCTCTTTCATTTAATCATTTATCTAATATAAATAGTAACATAATTATATTAACTTTTTTTTAAACAAAATATTATAAAATCCTGCTAATATAAGAATTAGAATACCTATATAGGGTATAGGAGGTGAGGAGAATAGATGCAACATTTGAAAGTTAAAATTTATACAACTCCCAGCTGTCCGTGGTGTAGAAAAGCAAAATCATATTTTAAAGAATTAGGAATTCAATTTAAAGAAATTGATGTATCCAAAGATCAAAAGGCTGCTGAAGAATTAGTAAGAAGAACTCATCAAATGGGAGTTCCTGTTATTCAAATCGGAAGTCACTATATAGTGGGTTTTGATAAGAACCGAATCGATAAATTAATAGGCGTAAACTAAAGACAGAATGATAAAAACTTTTAAAAGAGACGTTCTTAAAAGAACGTCTCTTTTAATTTTATTAATTTATCTTTATTAGAATATCATCTATTATCTTTGGAATACCTAAATTTCCTCCACCAAATTCCCATTACGCACCTTTAGGTGTCAAAGGGCTTAATCGGGCATCCCAATAGTTAATTTGGTGCTTATATTATTCGTTGAATTCAAGCATTCCTAAATTTCCATCTTTTCTTTCATACAATACAGATATGGAATCATTTTCCGAATTTCTAAATACAAAAAATGAGTGTCCTAATAATTGCATCTGCAAAACTGCTTCTTCTACATTCATAATAGTAAGATCAAAGTTTTTTGTTCTTACAACTTGAGGAATATCGGGTTTTTCTTCTATCTCCTCTTCTTCATTAGTATCTAAATGTTCTATAGCAGGGTTATGAATATTTTTCTCTATTTCCATACGTGCTTTTTTATCGTTTTTACTTTGTTCTTGTAATCGATTTTTTAATTTTCTAATTTTTCTTTCAAAAGTGTCTGTTACCTTATCAATAGCCTCATACAAATCGTTGCTTCTTTCTTCTACCTTTATGATTTTGTTTAAAGCTTTTACATGAGTTGTTATTTCAACTTTGAACATACCTCTTTCCTTAGTTATTCTCACATCCGCTGGTGATACAATTTCATTGTGTTTTTTAAGTAAATGATCCGGTTTACTCATTCTTTTTTCAATATAATTTTCCAATGCTTCTGTAAGATCTACGGTTTTTGTAAAAACTTTATACTCCATTTAAATCACCTCCAGAAAAGTTTGATGTCGAATATTTAGTTAACTTTCTTGGTAAATTATGCTACTAGACTAACGTTGTGGGGGGATTGATATAAATTCTTATATCTTTATAATATTTTTTTAGTTTAGATAGAAGAAACTCATTTTCATCTTGCTTACTCTTAATAATAATTTGATATCTATAATTACCTCTTAATTTAAAAATAACAGGTGTAGTTGGCCCTAAAATTTCAAAATTTTTATCCTTTGCCTGTTCCTTAAACTCTGAAATAATCTCTTCTGATTTCATTTTCGCATTATTTTGAGATCTATTATTAACCATAATTAGATATAAATTTAAAAATGGTGGATAACCAAATATTTCTCTCTGCTCCAAATCATTACTTGCTATCAAATTATAATCATGTACTACTAGAGATTTATAAATTTCATTATCAGGTTCAAATGTTTGAATTATAACCCTTCCTTTTTCTTTTCTACCTGATCTTCCAGCAACCTGCATAAGTAGTGATGCAGTATTTTCCTTAGCGTTATAATCAGGAAAATTGATATATCTATCAGCATCAAGTATTACAACGAGATCAAGATCCTGAATGTCTAAGCCTTTAGTAATCATTTTTGTACCTACGATTATCTTCTTGCCTGGTTCTTTCATAAAATTGAAAGTTTTGTTCAAATCCTGGAAAGTTTTTATAACTGTTCTATCCACTCTAACAAGAGGTTGAGACGGAAACAATTTGCTTAACTCGTTAATTACCCTTTCAGTACCGTAACCTCTACTTTGTAATTTAAAACCTCCGCATTTCGGACAAAAATTAGGTAATTCACTTTCTTTTCCACAATAATGACAAATTAAACTTCTATCTTTTTTGTGAAAAGTCATGGAAACATCACAATTTTCACACTTAAAAATATATCCACAATCGCTACAAACAACGTAATTAGCGTATCCTCTTGTTGGTGTGAAAACGATAACCTTTTTATTTTTCTTTAGACTTTCACCTATGCTTTGAATTACTTTCTTACTGAAAATCCAATTGAACTTTTCTTCTTTTTTCATATCGACTAAATTAATTTCGGGCATTTCTGTATAATATCTTTCTTTAATAGTATCAAGGTAAATTGATCCGGCTTTTGCTTTATAAAGATCAACAATTCTTGGAGTTGCCGATGAAAGTATTAATTGAGTAGCTTCTAATTGTTTACGATACAATGCTACTTCTATTGCATCGTAAATAACATTTTCAACTTGATAATATGACTGATCGTGCTCCTCATCTATGATGATCATCTTCAAATTCTTTATTGGCATAAAAATAGCGCTTCTTGTTCCTATTACTACGTCTAGATCTCCATTCACAGCTTTATACCATGTTTGAGCTCTTTGAGAGCTACTTATTGAAGAATGATAAAATGCAGCTCTGTACCCTGAAAAACTTTTTTTTAATCTATTCATTAGTTCTGAAGTCAAAGATATTTCAGGAACTAACAATAGAATTTTACCGCCTTCTTCTAAAATGGGTTTTGCAACTTCAAAAAAAACCTCTGTCTTTCCACTCCCCGTAACTCCGTACAACAAGTGGGGTTTATCAGGATATTCTTGAATCAATTTGGCAGCTTTTTTTTGTTCTTCAGTTAATGAAATTCTTATTTTAGACTTA
The Petrotoga sp. 9PW.55.5.1 DNA segment above includes these coding regions:
- a CDS encoding glutaredoxin family protein; translation: MQHLKVKIYTTPSCPWCRKAKSYFKELGIQFKEIDVSKDQKAAEELVRRTHQMGVPVIQIGSHYIVGFDKNRIDKLIGVN
- the hpf gene encoding ribosome hibernation-promoting factor, HPF/YfiA family; the encoded protein is MEYKVFTKTVDLTEALENYIEKRMSKPDHLLKKHNEIVSPADVRITKERGMFKVEITTHVKALNKIIKVEERSNDLYEAIDKVTDTFERKIRKLKNRLQEQSKNDKKARMEIEKNIHNPAIEHLDTNEEEEIEEKPDIPQVVRTKNFDLTIMNVEEAVLQMQLLGHSFFVFRNSENDSISVLYERKDGNLGMLEFNE
- the priA gene encoding primosomal protein N', with protein sequence MFYYEVIPIGQLVFNGFTYKNEKKLEIGQRVIINLRGNFIIGLVYEESGYRDVNKIKEIEFVLDNHSYLNKNHIELLEKVSKKFMAPIGEVAKLFFPPASSDVFKLRIIPKNSVVPFQKPIFYKQFLKMFKNNTQANKQLREYLDSHLVEIEPYKKEIKDKIDNVVKLNKDLKEIWNYNISKAAREVVNFLSINGETFESELYEKEILKKGSSVLNTLKKKGIIELSKNTENSKSKIRISLTEEQKKAAKLIQEYPDKPHLLYGVTGSGKTEVFFEVAKPILEEGGKILLLVPEISLTSELMNRLKKSFSGYRAAFYHSSISSSQRAQTWYKAVNGDLDVVIGTRSAIFMPIKNLKMIIIDEEHDQSYYQVENVIYDAIEVALYRKQLEATQLILSSATPRIVDLYKAKAGSIYLDTIKERYYTEMPEINLVDMKKEEKFNWIFSKKVIQSIGESLKKNKKVIVFTPTRGYANYVVCSDCGYIFKCENCDVSMTFHKKDRSLICHYCGKESELPNFCPKCGGFKLQSRGYGTERVINELSKLFPSQPLVRVDRTVIKTFQDLNKTFNFMKEPGKKIIVGTKMITKGLDIQDLDLVVILDADRYINFPDYNAKENTASLLMQVAGRSGRKEKGRVIIQTFEPDNEIYKSLVVHDYNLIASNDLEQREIFGYPPFLNLYLIMVNNRSQNNAKMKSEEIISEFKEQAKDKNFEILGPTTPVIFKLRGNYRYQIIIKSKQDENEFLLSKLKKYYKDIRIYINPPTTLV